gctctagttgccatggtaaatcagttaatctgtgatctgtggcggggtctatttgagtgagccgtgagcgcgcacctatccaggattggtttcacctggcttaatgaatccgtgtctgctcatcctggcttggtctttgtgcaaccaattaagcctggacgcacatgttttggcttcattgagctcagctgagtcatttatcccggatgtcttaattctacttttgtgcaacaggccccaggtttgcacacatctcaggagggattttgtcccactcctctttgcagatcttctccaagtcattaaggtttcgaggctgatgtttggcaactcaacccttcagctccctccacagattttctatgggattaaggtctggagaccttaatgtgcttcttcttgagccactcctttgtttccttagctgtgtgttttgggtcattgtcatgctggaatccCATCcatgacccattttcaatgcgctggctgagggaaggaggttctcacccaagatttgacggtacatggccccgtccatcgtccctttgatgtggTGAAATTGCCcttgtccccttagcagaaaaacactcccaaaacataatgtttccacctccatgtttgacggtggggatggtgttcttggggtcataggcagcattcctcctcctccaaacacagcgagttgagttgatgccaaagagctccattttggtctcatctgaccacaacactttcacccagttgccctctgaatcattcagatgttcattggcaaacttcagaaggGCATGTATATGtactttcttgagcagggggaccttgcgggcgctgcaggatttcagtccttcacggcgtagtgttttaccaattgttttcttggtgactatggtcccagctgccttgagatcattgacaagatcctcccgtgtagttctgggctgattcctcaccgttctcatgatcattgcaactccacggggggagatcttgcatggagccccaggctgagggagattgacagttcttttgtgtttcttccatttgcgaataattgcaccaactgttgtcaatCTCAGCTTGTTacttgtataaaagacacctgggagccagaaatctttctgattgagagggggtcaaatactgaTTTCCCTGAAATACTCTTATCCCTCACtgtaaataaagattaaataaaataaattattaaAAAAGCCGGTAGAGATAATGCCAAGAATGTGGAAAGCTGCATTCAgctttggctactttgaagaatataaaacacTTTGATtcaatttgtgttatttcatagttttgatgtcttcactattattctacaatgtagaaaatagtaaaaataacaaaaaacccttgaatgagtaggtgtgtccaaacttttgactggtactgttttaTATAGCTCCTTTacctgtttcatatctttcatcTAACTAACCTATCAGTCATGTTTGTTCTGTTTCACATTCAGGGTCTGGTGAAAATGCATGCGAGAGAACATCGTTGACATTCCTGAGACAGGAGCTACCTGTGAGGTTGGCAAACATAACGAAGAAGATCAAGTTGTTACCAGATCATCTGCTAGAGACTCCATCAGTCCGGTTGGTACAGAGTTGGTGAGTACTCTTATTTTAGGCCTAGCTCACTCCCATCTAGCCTGGGGGGAACCAGCCCGATCGCTGCGTTTACCGTTCTATTTCACttcagtaaaacagaatggtgaACGCAGCATTCAGGCTGATTCCACTAAGCTAAACCCCCATCTTCTGTTACGCATGTTCCAACAGGCCTATCAATAACATCACCAATGTAtgagatctttttttttttttaggtacaTGCAAAGTCTTCAAGACCTTATGGAGTTCAAGGAGAAGGATGCTGATGATGAGAAAGTCACATGAGTAAGATTATCTAGTTGCGTTAttaaaatctaatcaaatgttattggtcacatacacatatttagcagatgttattgcggatgtagcgaaatgcttgtgttcctagttccaacagtgcagtaatatctaacaattcacaacaatacacacatctaaaagtaaaagaatggaattaagaaatatgtaaatattaggacgagcaatgtcgaaGTAGCATTGacgagaatacagtatatacatatgaaataagTAAAGTGGTATGTTGAAGATGAACACATCACTGTAATTGTAGGCCCATTCCTACTGTGGATCATAATTCCTTTGGACTCGGTCTTCACACAGTTTCACTGATGCTGTTATAAAGATCCGAAACCGTCACAATGACGTCATCCCGACTATGGCCCAGGGGGCTGTGGAGTACGAGGAGACCTATGGCCCAGGGGGCTGTGGAGTACAAGGAGACCTATGGCCCAGGGGGCTGTGGAGTACAAGGAGACCTATGGCTCAGGGGGCTGTGGAGTACAAGGAGACCTATGGCCCAGGGGGCTGTGGAGTACAAGGAGACCTATGGCCCAGACCCCATCGTCAGCCAAGAACGTTCAGTATTTCCTGGATCGCTTCTACATGAGCAGAATATCCATCAGGATGCTGCTTAACCAGCACAGCGAGTATGTCACTTGTTATAGCGGAATAAGTCTATTTGAATTCAATAACTTTTTTGACAGCATTTCTTTTGATTTAAACAAAACTTTCCAGGCATGTTTACCTCTGGAAGAAGTGGTCgacaaaacattcaggagataaaAGTCGCTTTAAGTTGACCCCTTTTGCATGCTTCACCATCAcgtgagacatccatgtcttcatcactggaaaatacAAAAGGTTGTGTTTGATATCATGTAAAAGCTTACAAACTATTTTATAATTTAtcgataaaaaataaaaataaatcaaatgtcaTTTTCTAATATttgcatacagtgccttgcaaaagtattcacccccttggcatttttcctattttgttgcattacaacatgtcatttaaattgatttttatttggatttcatgtaacggACACGCACAAAATAGTCAATTGTTGAAGtgaaaacaaaaaaaataataaacgGAAAAggggtgcgtgcatatgtattcaccccctttgctatgaagcctttaaataagatctggtgcaaccaattaccttcagaagtcacataattagttagattgcacacagttgggactttatttaagtgtcacatgatctcagttcATATAGGCAggcacctgttctgaaaggccccagagtctgcaacaccactaagcaaggggcaccatcaagcaagtggcaccataaagaccaaggagctctccaaacaggtcagggacaaagttgtggagaagtacagatcagggttgggttataaaaacatatttgaaactttgaacatcccacggagcaccatcaaatccattataaaaaaaatggaaagaatatggcaccacaacaaacgtgccaagagagggccacctaccaaaactcacggaccaggcaaggagggcattaatcagagaggcaacaaagagaccaaagataaccctgaaggagctgcaaagctccgcagcggagattggagtatctgtccataggaccactttaagccgtacactccacagagctgggctttacagaagaggagccagaaaaaagccattgcttaaagaagaaaatagacaaacacatttggtgttcgccaaaaggcatgtgggagactccccaaacatatggaagaaggttttctggttagatgagactaaaattgagctatttggccatcaaggaaaacgctatgtctggcgcaaacccaacaccgctcatcaccccgagaacaccacccccacagtaaagcatggtggtggcagcatcatgctgtgggtatgtttttcatcggcagggactgggaaactggtcagaatagaaggaatgatggatggcgctaaatacagggaaattcttgagggaagacctgtttcagtcttccatagatttgagactgggatggaggttcaccttccagcaggacaatgaccctaagcatactgctaaagcaacacttgagtggtttaaggggaaacatctacatgtcttggaatggactagtcaaagcccagacctcaatccgctgtacaccagcagaacccatccaacttgaaggagctggagcagttttgccttgaagaatgggcaaaaatcccagtggctagatgtgccaagcttacagacataccccaagagacttgtagctgtaattgctgtaaaaggtgtctctacaaagtattgattatttatgggggtgaatagttatgcacgctcaagttctgtttttagtcttatttcttgtttgtttcacaataaaaaatattttgcatcttcaaagtggtaggaatgttgtgtaaatcaaatgatataacccccccaaaaattcatttggaatggcaagccagaaAAAATTGAaatgggcctatttatataatgaatatgaattcggagggcagaaatgattaaatattaaagcataaGACCTCTAAAATCTTCAGTCATAGAAAAGCTGTACTTAAAGCAGATTAGTAACAACGGCTCATCCCGTGTTCAAGAATGTccttttttccctttattcagattacaaccgctCACATTAGATGATTGGAAAATGAAATCGTCTCCAAAATATCACTATTTTTTACAACAAGCCATATAAAGCTGGTTGCAATTTcaatttaatccaccagaaacgacagaacaaatattatggttaaactcaaatatactaattgatgaTATAATTAGATATAAAgatctttgtaaattatatcataaataggactggtggagttaagTCACACATTCAattaacaaaaatatatggaaatgtctgctctatccaaaatGATAACCAACGggttgcagcattaccacaaaaatggagtagggaagtggaagggggagaaagtaaggaacttgtctgtcgccAGTTGGTATTATTGTTTACCTGTTTAACTAATACATATCGTCAGAACAGAATTGCCAGTTATGACTTTTGCATGGTTGTatttacactacatgaccaaaagtatttggacacctgctcgtcgaacatctcattccaaaatcatgggctttaatatggagttggtccccctcttgttgctataatagcctccattcttctgggaaggctttccactagatgttgcaacattgctgcgggaacttgcttccgttcagccacaagagcattagtgaggttgagcactgatgttggactattaggcctggcttgcagtcaggGTTCCAATTCATGCCAAAGGTGTTCaacggggttgaggtcagggctctgtgcagatcAGTCAAGTTCtcccacaccgatcttgacaaaccatttctgtatggacctcgctttgtgcacgggggcactgtcattctgaaacaggaaagggccttcaccaaactgttgccacagagTTGGaggacagaatcatctagaatgtatgctgtagcgttaagatttcccttcactggaactaaggggcctagccctaaccatgaaaaacagccccagaccattattccttctcaaacaaactttacaattggcactatgcattcaggtaTGTAGCATTCtgctggcatctgccaaaccaagATTAGTCTGTCAgactgctagatggtgaagcataattcatcactccagagaacgtgttttccACTGCTCCTGGGTCCAATAGCGGCGAGCTTTATACCATTCCAGCccacgcttggcattgcgcatagtgatctcaggcttgtgtgcggcttctctgccatggaaactcatttcatgatgCTCCCGAATAAACATtttttgtgctgatgttgcttccagcacgaaccactgcttttaatcaaggcaaggtgtctggtaacatgtccgaatataaacaatgcagctattccctccgcaaggctattaaacaagctaagcgtcagtacagagacaaagtggaatctcaattcaatggctcagacacaagaggcatgtggcagggtctacagtcaatcacggactacaagaagaaacccagcccagtcacggaccaggatgtcttgctcccaggcagactaaataacttttttgcccgctttgaggacaatacagtgccactgacacggcctgcaacgaaaacatgcggtctctccttcactgcagccgaggtgagtaagacatttaaacgtgttaaccctcgcaaggctgcaggcccagacggcatccccagccgcgccctcagagcatgcgcagaccagctggccggtgtgtttacggacatattcaatcaatcgcTATACCAGTCTgcagttcccacatgcttcaagagggccaccattgttcctgttcccaagaaagctaaggtaactgagctaaacgactaccgccccgtagcactcacttccgtcatcatgaagtgctttgagagactagtcaaggaccatatcacctccaccctacctgacaccctagacccactccaatttgcttaccgcccaaataggtccacagacgatgcaatctcaaccacactgcacactgccctaacccacctggacaagaggaatacctatgtgagaatgctgttcatcgactacagctcggcattcaacaccatagtaccctccaagctcgtcatcaagctcgagaccctgggtctcgaccccgccctgtgcaactgggtactggacttcctgacgggccgcaaccaggtggtgagggtaggcaacaacatctcctccccgctgatcctcaacactagggccccacaagggtgcgttctgagccctctcctgtactccctgttcacccacgactgcgtggccacgcacgcctccaactcaatcatcaagtttgcggacgacacaacagtggtaggcttgattaccaacaacgacgagacggcctacagggaggaggtgagggccctcggagtgtggtgtcaggaaaataacctcacactcaacgtcaacaaaactaaggagatgattgtggacttcaggaaacagcagaaggaacatccccctatccacatcgatggaacagtagtggagagggtagcaagttttaagttcctcggcatacacatcacagacaaactgaattggtccactcacactgacagcgtcgtgaagaaggcgcagcagcgcctcttcaacctcaggaggctgaagaaattcggcttgtcaccaaaagcactcacaaacttctacagatgcacaatcgagagcatcctggcgggctgtatcaccgcctggtacggaaactgctccgccctcaaccgtaaggctctccagagggtagtgaggtctgcacaacgcatcaccgggggcaaactacctgccctccaggacacctacaccacccgatgttacaggaaggccataaagatcatcaaggacatcaaccacccgaaccactgcctgttcaccccgctatcatccagaaggcgaggtcagtacaggtgcatcaaagctgggaccgagagactgaaaaacagcttctatctcaaggccatcagactgtttaaacagccaccactaacattgagtggctgctgccaacacactgtcattgacactgacccaactccagccactttaataatgggaattgatgggaaatgatgtaaatatagcactagccactttaaacaatgctaccttatataatgttacttaccctacattattcatctcatatgcatacgtatatactgtactctacatcatcgactgcatccttatgtaatacatgtatcactagccactttaactatgccactttgtttactttgtctacatactcatctcatatgtatatactgtactcgataccatctactgtatgctgctctgtaccatcactcattcatatatccttatgtacatattccttatccccttacactgtgtataagacagtagttttggaattgttagttagatta
Above is a genomic segment from Oncorhynchus nerka isolate Pitt River linkage group LG1, Oner_Uvic_2.0, whole genome shotgun sequence containing:
- the LOC115135012 gene encoding pyruvate dehydrogenase (acetyl-transferring) kinase isozyme 2, mitochondrial-like translates to MRWLWALMSNASSMRKHIDYYSRFSPSPLSIKQFLDIGSGENACERTSLTFLRQELPVRLANITKKIKLLPDHLLETPSVRLVQSWYMQSLQDLMEFKEKDADDERSSHSFTDAVIKIRNRHNDVIPTMAQGAVEYEETYGPGGSKNVQYFLDRFYMSRISIRMLLNQHSDNYCEVDGTYVGL